Sequence from the Fulvivirga ligni genome:
GATGAAAGAAAAACCGTAAGTAAATCGGTTTAATAGCAAGTCAACTAGTATTCTGATTTTTCATGAGGTGTGTGTGTTTAGGGTTTATAATTTATAGTAACGTGTTTATCTTCTATGGTATAAGAGAAGCCTTGAGTGAAACTCAGGCCATCTAATACGCGCTCCAGACTTTCGTCTTTATACTGCCCCGAATACCGCCATTCGCGGATTTTATCGGAAGTATTTTGAAAGTCGAACTCTACTCCATACCAGCGTGAAAGGGTAGAAAAAACCTCCTCCTGATCAGCATTTTGAAAGCTGATGATGTTGTTTTTCCAAGCCAGCACCAAAGTGGGATTGAACATCTCCCGGTGAGTAGTGTGCTTTAACAGATCAAATTTTAATTGCTCTCCCGGGGTGATAATGTGCTTATCATCTTTACCATTAGGACCTTCTACTTTTACCTTACCAGTAACTAATGATACTTTTAAAGGTGATCCGTCTTCGATGTATTTTATATTAAATGAGGTACCTAAAGCCGTGGTTAATATATCTGCGCTATGAACCACAAACGGCTTTTCCGTATTCTTTTCTACTTCAAAGAATGCCTCTCCTTTTAAGTATACTTCCCTGGTTAGTCCTTCAAACTTCTCTTTGTAAAGCAGCTCACTCTCAGCATTTAAGGTAACTTTAGAACCATCAGGCAGCTTTATCTTAGACTTTTGGCCTTTAGGGTTCTGCTTTCTTACCCAAAGAATTTCTTCTTTCATCTCTTTAGTCGTTGAGCCAAAGAAATAGCCGGTGATAAAAACTCCTATTATTAATAAAGAAGCAGCTACACCTAAATTAATGAGTAAGGCACGTCGCTTAACGGTCTTTTTTTTAGGAAGATCAGGATTTACATACCTGGGGTGGATAGGAAGCACCTTTCCGTTATCTTTTTTTTGATTATCAGTAGATTGATTGGTTTCTTCAATCCGCTTCCAGAGCTTCTCTCTTTTTTTCTGGCTTACCTCTTTCCTTTCAGCCTCAAGATCTAACAGAACTTTGCGGGCTTGCTCTATGACAGAGTAGGCTTCCGGGTGGTCTTTGATCCACTCTAGCCAATATGCTTCTAATTCAGAGTTGGGCGTAAGCACCCAGGCTCTAAAATCAGCATTGTCAAGGAAATCGCTTATTTGGTAACGATTGAAATTCACAGATAAAAGCAGTTATTTATCTGTAAGAGAGATGGTAAAAGAAAATCTCACCATTTATAACTCAAATTTTTAAAAAAAATTTAACGTAGTACTTTCTTCAGTTTTCCTATGGCTTTGGAAATGAGATTATAGGTAGATTCAATGCTCAAATTCATGATATCAGAGATTTCCTCATTACTGAAATTATCCTGATACCTAAGTTTTATTATCTCTCTCTGTCTTTTGGTAAGGTGCTGTAATGAGTTACTGAATTTCTTTTTACGCTCTTTTTCTGTTTGTTCAGAAATTAAATCTTCTTCATAAGAAGGTACACCTTCCAGATATACTTCATTAATGTCTGACGTCGGGTATTTACGAGATGCCTTAAGCACATGTATCACCTTTCTCTGCAAAGATTTAAATAGGTAGAATTTCAGAGAAGACTTAATTTGAATGTTGTTTTTATACTTCCATATGTCAGTAAATACATCATGAATACAGTCTTCAATAACTGATTCATCAGAAGTTATTCTTCTGCCATAAGAAAATAGATCATCGAGGTATAGATCATATAAATGTCTAAATGCCAGCTTGTTTCCAGATTGCACATCAATCCATAATTGATGGCATTCTATATCAAGCTGCTCGGTAGTAGGGTTAGTTGCGATTGAGAGATTCATAAGAGCGTTGATTCATCCTATGATTTCAATGTATGAATATATTTTGAAACTTGAAAACGATTGCAGTATAAAATGTAAAACTTACGGTTATTATTTTATTTTTCTAACTTTCTATTATACAAATCCTATAAAAAGGAAACAGGCCAGCCATTTACATGACCAGCCTGTTTGTCCAAACTAAACCTACTTACTACTTAGTCTTCAATGCTTTGTATCACTTTTTCATTGGCCTCACGTACTCTGTCTTCGTCCACTTTAATCACCTTTCTATCGTAAGTTAAAAGGCCATTTACCTCCACCTCTACATCAGTGGTTTGTGTATAAACAGCTGCTGAAAATCCTCTTTTAGCTAGTTCTGCTAATTTCTCAGCATATTTTACATATTCATCAGTTACTGCTTTAGAGTTTTTAAACTGTACATATCCCCAGTTCTTATCAGGCACCCATAGATGACCTTCAAGCGCCAGGCCTATACCTCCATACTCTCCAAGTACGGTAGATCTCATACCATCATATAAGTACATATCTGGTCCCGGGTAATTGTGAAGATCCAGCATATCTCCTGTTTGGAAGTGATTACCACCACTAGCAGGGTTCACTAGTCTTGATGGATCGTACTCCTTAGTCCACTCTACAATTTCTTTAGTTTTAAACTGTCCCCATGCCTCGTTGAAAGGCACCCAAACTACTATACTTGGATATGAGTAGAGATAATCCATAATTTCTTTCCACTCTTTTCTATAAGTAGCTTCTGATTCAGCTGATCTCTGTAGTTCTTCGCCCTGGAAGTAATGGTGGTTATCCCATCTTTGGAATCTCTCGCCGCTAGGCATATCTTGCCATACTAATATTCCAAGCTTATCACAATGCGTATACCATCTTGCTGGCTCTACTTTTACGTGCTTTCTGATCATGTTGAAACCAAAGTCTTTGGTTTTTTTGATGTCATATACCAAAGCTTCATCAGTAGGAGCAGTGTATAATCCATCAGGCCACCAGCCCTGATCTAAAGGACCAAACTGGAATACGTCCTTGTTATTCAGTTGCAAACGCACTATGCCGTGCTCATCTCTTTTCTGAGATATTTTTCTCATAGCAAAATAGCTTTTCACATTATCCAGTGCTTTGCCATTTTGTACCAACTTCACTTCTATATCATATAAGAAGGGTGAATCCGGAGTCCATAATTTTGCATCAGCTATAGAGATTTCTACTGCCTGATTTGCAGCAGCTTTCGCAGTAGTTACTACCTTACCATCAGCCTTAACAATCACCTCAGCAATGTCAGCATATTGCTCATCATTGGTTTCTACCTTAATAGAAACACTGTTGTTATCGATGTTTGGAGTAGTTTTTAAGTTAGTGATATAGTGCTCAGGCACAGGCTCTAACCATACTGTTTGCCAGATACCAGTTACCGGAGTATACCAGATTCCTTCCGGATTTTTCACCTGCTTACCTCTTGGCTGATGACCTCTGTCTGAAGGATCCCAAACTTTCACCATCAGCTTCTGGCTGCCAGATTTGTTAATAAATGGAGTAATATCGAAAGAGAAAGGCGTGTATCCACCTGTGTGCTCACCTACTTTGATATCATTAACCCAAATTTCTGTTTTCCAATCTACCGCTCCAAAATGAAGTAGCACATGATTTCTCTTCCAGCTGCTAGGCACTTCGAAAGTTCTTTTATACCAAAGCTCATTTTGCTCGCCTACAGTCTTTTGCACGCCAGAAAGGCTAGACTCCACTGCAAATGGCACTAATATTTTTCCATCAAATCCTGCTGGTTTTTCACCTTTTGGCTTTATGGCATAATCCCATAGGCCGTTAAGGTTTTTCCAGTCAGATCTTTCCATGATCGGTCTTGGGTATTCGCCAAGTACATTATTCGGGTCTACTTTCTCAGCCCATTCAGTTTTTATTTTATCGCCAGCCGGCTTCCATTGAGCCTGTGCTGTTATCATTACAAAACAGGCCGCTACAGCTAGTAGTCTTTTCATTGAGTCTTAATTTTTATGATTTTCTTCTTAATTGTATTTCTTAGTTATCCATCATTTTGATGAAATAGCCACCCACAACGCTACGTGCCTGAAAGCCAATATGCTTTCCGTTTGTAGTTTCATGCCAGTCGCTTAAAGGTATTCTGTCTGATGTCTCTGTGGCGAATTTGTATATTGGCTTTACCAGAGCTTCAAAGTCTTTTTGATTATCAGCTAAAGTGGCTGTCCACATGATCCAGTCAGACTTGGTGTAAGTTTTACGGCTATCTAATGGCAAGCCATAGTTATTTTGATGGCTTAGATAATAGGCCATTTCTTTTTCGTAAACCTCCTCAGGGAAAATATTTAGGTCTAAAAGCTTATCCCATACCAGATTGTATTTTTGGCTCCAGGTACCTGGATTCTCAAAGGTTAGCGAGTAATGATCACCGTCACCAGCCAGTTTCATCCATTTTTGAGCAAAGTCTTTAGCCATCTTATCATACTGCTGATAGGTATCTTCTTCGCCTAGCATTTTGGCCAGCTTAGCATAACAGCCAATACCCACAATAGCCTTCACTGATAGGTTAGCATTTCTTGCTATATGACCAGCAAAATCATCTGTACACAGCTGATTTTCAGGATCAAAGCCATCTCTTTCAAGGAATTTCACCCACTGTGTTAATGACTCCCAGTGCTTCTTGGCATAGTCTGCATTACCTTCTGCATCTGCTATAGCCGCAGTAAGTATAATCATGTTTCCAGATTCTTCTACTGGCATATCACCACCGTAAACCTGACCATTAGCTTTTGGATAAGTACCTAAATCATGTGCAGCAAAAGGCTTTTTCCACTTTCCACTTTCGCTGTAGTAGAAAATACCGTTGAGCATTCCTTTTAATAAATCAGGGTTATAGATAAGGAAAAGCGGTGCAGATGGATAAGTAACGTCTACTGTGTTAATACAACCATTACTATAATTTTCTTTAGATAAGAAAAGTATCTCACCATCAGGGCTCTTGACTAATTTGTGAGCAGAAATAGCTTGTCTGTAAGCTATAGCACAAAGTTTAGCATACTCCACGCCGCCTGCTTTCTCTGCTTTTTTATAAAGACTTTCGTCGAATGACTGGCATTGTTTTATGATGCTTTCGTATTCTTTCGACGCAGCAGTTAGCTCACCTTCAATGGTAGCTTTACCATCGTTATTCCACCATGGTCTGATTTCCTGCTCGAAATATTCTACAGCATATTTATCATCATAGCCAAGTAAAAACAGCCCTTCAGACTCCTTTTTACTTACACTTCCTAAATCAATAGATGTACTTAAAATGGTGTTAAGTCCTGTTTCAGAACCTTTGCTATCCACCTTATTTACAGACTGTTTCACATTGCTCCCACTTTTTGTAGCCACGTACATGTATCCCCAGTCTATTCGAAGGTCATCTCCTTTTTTCTTTAATACCGGCTGCGCTTGTGTTCCTGCTTTCAGAATTGTTAAGCCACCCTCAGTTAAAGTCTCTGCCTCCACCTTTTGAGCTGGAGTGTTTACGGCAATCATGGCCGAAGCATCTAACCTTACTTTTACCTTATGCTCTTTACCATCATTAGATTTCACGGCATAGTTGATGTATGAAACCGGTCTTGACATTAAATCAAGATTGTCCATTAACAATGGCGATGTGAAAGTTAACCTAGCATCTACGCCTCCACAGGTAAAGTCATAAATGGTTTGAGTGGGTGTTATGCTCACCCCTTTTTGTACACCTACTAAATCATTGGTGTTTTTTTCAATTCTTTCGCTAACCAAACCGGCATCTAACCAGGCTCCGCCAGCTGTATTTAATATATGTATGGCTAGCACGTTTTTGCCTACCTTCAGACTTTTCTTAGCAGCCGCTTTCAGATCCACAAAATTATATTTGGTATCCCAGCCTACCTTTTCAAATACTTGCTCTCCGTTTATAAAGATCTTAATATTATCATCATGGCTGATTTTTAGCTGCCAATTACTTGCATCGAAACCTTTTTTTAGAGTAAACTCTCTTCTTACATATAAGTCATGGCTTTTCCATACTGTTTTAGCAGTAGAAGGGTTATCACCAAAAGGAGCTTCGGTCGTTTTCCAGCTGCTGTCATCAAAA
This genomic interval carries:
- a CDS encoding glycoside hydrolase family 2 protein, producing the protein MKRLLAVAACFVMITAQAQWKPAGDKIKTEWAEKVDPNNVLGEYPRPIMERSDWKNLNGLWDYAIKPKGEKPAGFDGKILVPFAVESSLSGVQKTVGEQNELWYKRTFEVPSSWKRNHVLLHFGAVDWKTEIWVNDIKVGEHTGGYTPFSFDITPFINKSGSQKLMVKVWDPSDRGHQPRGKQVKNPEGIWYTPVTGIWQTVWLEPVPEHYITNLKTTPNIDNNSVSIKVETNDEQYADIAEVIVKADGKVVTTAKAAANQAVEISIADAKLWTPDSPFLYDIEVKLVQNGKALDNVKSYFAMRKISQKRDEHGIVRLQLNNKDVFQFGPLDQGWWPDGLYTAPTDEALVYDIKKTKDFGFNMIRKHVKVEPARWYTHCDKLGILVWQDMPSGERFQRWDNHHYFQGEELQRSAESEATYRKEWKEIMDYLYSYPSIVVWVPFNEAWGQFKTKEIVEWTKEYDPSRLVNPASGGNHFQTGDMLDLHNYPGPDMYLYDGMRSTVLGEYGGIGLALEGHLWVPDKNWGYVQFKNSKAVTDEYVKYAEKLAELAKRGFSAAVYTQTTDVEVEVNGLLTYDRKVIKVDEDRVREANEKVIQSIED
- a CDS encoding glutaminase family protein, yielding MNKKLVLGFIPSFLLLIFISNMAQAQAEKAPAYPLVAHDPYFSIWSFNDKLTDASTRHWTGSDQPLIGYVEVDGKEYRVLGKKPVAYDAILPTSDMQDYTCKFTESKPAEGWKAVDFDDSSWKTTEAPFGDNPSTAKTVWKSHDLYVRREFTLKKGFDASNWQLKISHDDNIKIFINGEQVFEKVGWDTKYNFVDLKAAAKKSLKVGKNVLAIHILNTAGGAWLDAGLVSERIEKNTNDLVGVQKGVSITPTQTIYDFTCGGVDARLTFTSPLLMDNLDLMSRPVSYINYAVKSNDGKEHKVKVRLDASAMIAVNTPAQKVEAETLTEGGLTILKAGTQAQPVLKKKGDDLRIDWGYMYVATKSGSNVKQSVNKVDSKGSETGLNTILSTSIDLGSVSKKESEGLFLLGYDDKYAVEYFEQEIRPWWNNDGKATIEGELTAASKEYESIIKQCQSFDESLYKKAEKAGGVEYAKLCAIAYRQAISAHKLVKSPDGEILFLSKENYSNGCINTVDVTYPSAPLFLIYNPDLLKGMLNGIFYYSESGKWKKPFAAHDLGTYPKANGQVYGGDMPVEESGNMIILTAAIADAEGNADYAKKHWESLTQWVKFLERDGFDPENQLCTDDFAGHIARNANLSVKAIVGIGCYAKLAKMLGEEDTYQQYDKMAKDFAQKWMKLAGDGDHYSLTFENPGTWSQKYNLVWDKLLDLNIFPEEVYEKEMAYYLSHQNNYGLPLDSRKTYTKSDWIMWTATLADNQKDFEALVKPIYKFATETSDRIPLSDWHETTNGKHIGFQARSVVGGYFIKMMDN
- a CDS encoding RNA polymerase sigma factor; the encoded protein is MNLSIATNPTTEQLDIECHQLWIDVQSGNKLAFRHLYDLYLDDLFSYGRRITSDESVIEDCIHDVFTDIWKYKNNIQIKSSLKFYLFKSLQRKVIHVLKASRKYPTSDINEVYLEGVPSYEEDLISEQTEKERKKKFSNSLQHLTKRQREIIKLRYQDNFSNEEISDIMNLSIESTYNLISKAIGKLKKVLR
- a CDS encoding FecR family protein, which codes for MNFNRYQISDFLDNADFRAWVLTPNSELEAYWLEWIKDHPEAYSVIEQARKVLLDLEAERKEVSQKKREKLWKRIEETNQSTDNQKKDNGKVLPIHPRYVNPDLPKKKTVKRRALLINLGVAASLLIIGVFITGYFFGSTTKEMKEEILWVRKQNPKGQKSKIKLPDGSKVTLNAESELLYKEKFEGLTREVYLKGEAFFEVEKNTEKPFVVHSADILTTALGTSFNIKYIEDGSPLKVSLVTGKVKVEGPNGKDDKHIITPGEQLKFDLLKHTTHREMFNPTLVLAWKNNIISFQNADQEEVFSTLSRWYGVEFDFQNTSDKIREWRYSGQYKDESLERVLDGLSFTQGFSYTIEDKHVTINYKP